The following are encoded together in the Oryzias melastigma strain HK-1 linkage group LG17, ASM292280v2, whole genome shotgun sequence genome:
- the LOC112147801 gene encoding GRAM domain-containing protein 2B, producing MSLKSRKFSLDSSCPYGPAPVGGKRSNSLTSRKSSLKQSFQEAPQEAQELNPSPDPRMPLREMSPTEEVLDRSDGLIRNHSFQKYNKSFHKLFPEIPEEENLTHTFTCALQKEVLYHGKLFVSEHHVCFHSSVLLKDTKVVIPVFSVSEVKKQNSALSMLSIQTSSEKYSFVSLRNREMCYRLLQNVCSHAQESANSSPTPSSTENEGDHDRVSGHYSLDDSLDPDVNSLCLDSIFPDDSSKATCRCSSPHPNSPTDADHRDILWIWRLVEKMTALFLREAKNLSAICYIFITLLLLMVVASGYIGLKITALEEQLNFLGAINDLTSHYTEFKET from the exons ATGAGTCTCAAAAGCAGGAAATTCTCACTGGACAGCAG CTGTCCGTATGGACCAGCACCAGTTGGCGGGAAGAGAAGCAACAGCCTCACCAGCAGGAAGTCCAGTCTGAAGCAGAGCTTCCAGGAAGCTCCACAGGAGGCTCAGGAGTTAAACCCCAGCCCTGATCCAAGAATGCCCCTCAG GGAGATGAGCCCGACTGAGGAAGTTCTGGACAGATCAGACGGCCTCATCAGAAATCAC AGCTTCCAGAAGTACAACAAAAGCTTCCACAAGCTGTTTCCCGAGATTCCTGAAGAGGAGAACCTGACACACA CGTTCACCTGTGCCTTACAAAAGGAGGTTCTGTATCACGGGAAGCTCTTCGTTTCAGAGCACCATGTCTGCTTCCACTCGTCTGTGCTGCTCAAAGACACTAAG GTGGTGATCCCAGTTTTCAGCGTGTCGGAGGTCAAGAAGCAAAACTCGGCTCTGTCTATGCTGTCTATCCAAACATCCTCAGAGAAG TATTCATTTGTGTCTTTGAGAAACCGAGAGATGTGTTACAGACTGCTCCAGAATGTCTGCTCACATGCACAG GAGAGTGCAAACAGCAGCCCCACCCCCTCCTCCACAGAAAATGAAGGTGATCATGACAGG GTCTCTGGTCATTACAGTTTAGATGATAGTCTAGATCCAGATGTCAACAGCCTCTGTCTCGACAGCATCTTCCCTGATGACTCTAGTAaag CCACTTGCAGATGCAGTTCCCCTCATCCCAACAGCCCAACAGATGCAGACCATAGAG ATATTTTGTGGATCTGGAGGCTGGTGGAAAAAATGACGGCGTTATTTCTAAGAGAAGCAAAGAATTTGAGCGCCATCTGCTACATCTTCATCACACT ACTCTTGCTGATGGTGGTGGCGTCTGGGTACATCGGGCTGAAGATCACGGctctggaggagcagctgaactTTTTGGGAGCCATAAATGATTTGACTTCACACTACACAGA gtttaaaGAAACATAG
- the LOC112147450 gene encoding alpha/beta hydrolase domain-containing protein 17A yields the protein MNGLSIRELCCLFCCPPCPSRIAAKLAFLPPEPTYALLPDPDPSSGTTPVSAPNSGAVPSSIGAPGLRSRLNTGSGSDRGGGGGGGGVGAGSAGTSSTGSSSSEGRWKLHLTERAEFQYSQRELDVTDVFLTRSSRGNRVGCMYIRCAPNARFTVLFSHGNAVDLGQMSSFYIGLGTRINCNIFSYDYSGYGVSTGKPSEKNLYADIDAAWHALRSRYGISPENIILYGQSIGTVPTVDLASRFECAAVVLHSPLTSGMRVAFPDTKKTYCFDAFPNIEKVSKIPSPVLIIHGTEDEVIDFSHGLALFERCPKAVEPLWVEGAGHNDIELYSQYLERLRRFINQDLAAQHT from the exons ATGAACGGACTGTCCATAAGAGAACTATGTTGCCTCTTCTGCTGCCCCCCTTGTCCCAGCCGCATCGCTGCCAAGCTGGCTTTCCTCCCTCCAGAGCCCACCTATGCTTTACTCCCTGATCCAGATCCAAGCTCTGGCACTACACCCGTTTCTGCCCCCAACTCTGGGGCTGTTCCCTCTTCAATTGGAGCCCCCGGACTGCGTTCTAGGCTAAATACTGGCAGTGGAAGTGacagaggaggtggaggaggaggaggcggtgTTGGTGCTGGCAGTGCCGGCACCAGCAGTACTGGTAGTAGTAGCAGTGAGGGTAGGTGGAAGCTTCATCTCACAGAGAGAGCCGAGTTCCAGTATTCCCAGAGAGAGCTGGATGTGACCGACGTCTTCTTGACCCGTTCAAGCCGAGGAAATAGGGTTGGATGCATGTATATCCGCTGTGCCCCCAATGCAAG GTTTACAGTGTTGTTTTCTCATGGAAATGCAGTAGATTTAGGCCAGATGAGCAGCTTCTACATTGGCTTAGGCACACGCATCAACTGCAACATCTTCTCCTACGATTACTCGGGTTATGGAGTTAGTACTGGCAAACCCTCCGAGAAGAACCTATACGCTGATATTGATGCTGCTTGGCACGCCCTTCGCTCCCG GTATGGCATTAGTCCTGAGAACATCATCCTGTACGGACAAAGCATCGGCACGGTGCCCACGGTAGACCTTGCGTCGCGGTTCGAGTGTGCCGCCGTGGTCCTTCACTCTCCTCTCACCTCCGGGATGCGGGTGGCGTTCCCCGACACTAAGAAAACCTACTGCTTCGACGCCTTTCCAAA CATCGAGAAAGTATCAAAGATCCCCTCTCCAGTGCTCATCATCCATGGTACTGAAGACGAGGTGATCGACTTCTCTCACGGCCTCGCCCTGTTCGAGCGCTGTCCCAAGGCTGTGGAGCCCCTGTGGGTGGAGGGGGCCGGCCACAACGACATAGAGCTTTACAGTCAGTACTTGGAGAGGCTACGGCGCTTCATCAACCAGGACCTTGCTGCACAGCACACCTGA